A single window of Montipora capricornis isolate CH-2021 chromosome 14, ASM3666992v2, whole genome shotgun sequence DNA harbors:
- the LOC138031932 gene encoding craniofacial development protein 2-like: MLDSDDNDRPQRRSALVARELSRLHIDIAALSEVRFAEEGSLVEHGAGYTLFWSGRGKEEHRQSGVGFMIKNNIAKKLHALPTGHSDRIMSLRLPLQGDKSATFVSVYSPTLQADSAVKEAFFSDLHTVITRIDPKDKLIFLGDFNARVGRDSQLWKGVLGKQGLGNCNDNDACSCSFAPNTS, from the coding sequence ATGTTGGATTCGGACGACAACGATCGCCCACAAAGACGCTCCGCTCTCGTGGCTAGAGAACTCTCTAGGCTTCATATTGACATCGCAGCCCTCAGTGAGGTACGTTTTGCCGAGGAAGGATCACTTGTTGAACATGGAGCAGGCTACACCCTTTTCTGGAGCGGGAGAGGAAAGGAAGAACATCGCCAGTCAGGTGTAGGCTTCATGATAAAAAACAACATCGCCAAGAAGCTTCACGCACTACCAACAGGTCATTCTGACCGCATCATGTCCCTTCGACTACCACTCCAAGGGGACAAGTCTGCCACTTTTGTCAGTGTCTACAGTCCAACGCTGCAAGCTGACTCGGCTGTAAAAGAGGCCTTCTTCAGTGATCTGCACACTGTCATCACACGCATAGACCCTAAGGACAAGCTGATCTTCCTTGGCGATTTCAATGCTAGGGTGGGCAGAGACTCCCAGCTGTGGAAAGGAGTTCTTGGCAAACAAGGACTTGGCAACTGCAACGACAACGACGCTTGCTCCTGCAGTTTTGCTCCCAACACCAGCTGA
- the LOC138031934 gene encoding uncharacterized protein: protein MQLQKHQLTELLKIATSNQLFQFNGELYEQTDGVAMGSPLGPLLANAFMCYIENQLEQKNMIPSFYRRYVDDTLVKMPNAESATDFLQVLNSVHPSLSFTMELEHEGSIPFQGTVITRCGNTLKTEVYRKPTDTGLLLHFQSHVNNR, encoded by the coding sequence ATGCAACTGCAAAAGCATCAACTGACAGAGTTACTAAAAATCGCTACTTCAAACCAGCTGTTTCAATTCAACGGTGAACTTTATGAGCAAACAGATGGTGTAGCCATGGGCTCGCCACTTGGCCCACTACTGGCCAATGCTTTCATGTGCTATATAGAGAACCAACTGGAACAAAAGAACATGATCCCGTCCTTTTATCGAAGATATGTCGATGACACTCTGGTCAAAATGCCCAACGCAGAATCAGCCACAGACTTCCTCCAAGTACTTAACAGCGTCCATCCTAGCTTATCTTTTACCATGGAACTTGAACATGAAGGCTCCATTCCATTTCAAGGCACAGTTATCACAAGATGTGGCAACACACTAAAGACAGAAGTGTACAGAAAACCAACTGACACGGGACTTCTGCTTCATTTTCAAAGCCACGTTAATAACAGGTAA
- the LOC138031935 gene encoding uncharacterized protein: MQLQKHQLTELLKIATSNQLFQFNGELYEQTDGVAMGSPLGPLLANAFMCYIENQLEQKNMIPSFYRRYVDDTLVKMPNAESATDFLQVLNSVHPSLSFTMELEHEGSIPFLGTVITRCGNTLKTDVYRKPTDTGLLLHFQSHVDNRYKKGLVNTMVDRAYRLSSTEEAFTKECDKLRTTFSKLRYPNTLVNSTIHRFMQETDRAPHAVTSSEPSVYIKLPFKDQRSADRVRKEIISLGSMINVNVKPVFTSRKLLQTLSVKENKPPIVNTQCFVYSFQCDLCDANYVGFTARHLHQRISEHRYSAIGKHLETQHDNKRAKIDHLFKVLKKCRSKFDCLIYEMLFIKDIKPSLNTQSDSIRAKLFT; the protein is encoded by the coding sequence ATGCAACTGCAAAAGCATCAACTTACAGAGTTACTAAAAATCGCTACTTCAAACCAGCTGTTTCAATTCAACGGTGAACTTTATGAGCAAACAGATGGTGTAGCCATGGGCTCGCCACTTGGCCCACTACTGGCCAATGCTTTCATGTGCTATATAGAGAACCAACTGGAACAAAAGAACATGATCCCGTCCTTTTATCGAAGATATGTCGATGACACTCTGGTCAAAATGCCCAACGCAGAATCAGCCACAGACTTCCTCCAAGTACTTAACAGCGTCCATCCTAGCTTATCTTTTACCATGGAACTTGAACATGAAGGCTCCATTCCATTTCTCGGCACAGTTATTACAAGATGTGGCAACACACTAAAGACAGACGTGTACAGAAAACCAACTGACACGGGACTTCTGCTTCATTTTCAAAGCCACGTTGATAACAGGTACAAAAAAGGCCTAGTTAACACGATGGTCGATCGGGCGTATCGTCTATCTTCCACTGAAGAAGCCTTTACAAAAGAATGCGACAAGTTACGTaccacgttttcaaaattgcgcTATCCCAACACATTGGTCAATTCCACAATACATAGGTTCATGCAAGAAACTGATAGAGCGCCGCACGCCGTGACTTCTTCAGAGCCATCAGTTTACATTAAATTACCTTTCAAAGATCAGCGATCAGCTGATCGCGTCCGCAAAGAAATCATTTCTCTGGGATCTATGATCAATGTCAACGTAAAACCCGTCTTCACCAGCAGAAAATTATTGCAAACTTTGAGTGTAAAGGAAAACAAGCCTCCGATCGTCAATACGCAATGCTTTGTATATTCATTCCAATGTGATTTGTGTGATGCAAATTATGTCGGTTTTACTGCCAGACACTTACACCAACGCATTAGTGAACACCGTTATTCTGCTATCGGCAAACACCTTGAAACACAACATGACAATAAAAGAGCAAAGATCGATCACCTCTTTaaagtcctaaagaaatgcagaaGCAAGTTCGATTGCCTAATATACGAGATGCTGTTTATAAAGGACATCAAGCCTTCTCTCAACacccaaagtgactcaatccgCGCCAAACTTTTCACTTGA